The following is a genomic window from Candidatus Eisenbacteria bacterium.
AGGGCGCCGAGCTCCATGCTCAGAAGATGTATCCACAGCTGAAGACCAACAAGTATCCCGATCTTCCAGATGAGATCACCTTCCTGCATGCAGAAGAGATCCTGGATATGTATCCGGATCTGCCGCGCAAGCAGCGCGAGACGGCAGTTCTGCAGAAATATCCGGCTATCTTTATCATCGGGATCGGCTGGACACTGAAGGACGGCTACCCGCATGAGATGCGGGCTGCAGATTACGATGATTGGGTAACAGAGACCAGATCTTCGGACGGCAGACTCATGCACGGCCTGAATGGCGACATTCTGGTCTGGAATCCAGTAACTAAGCGCCGTCATGAGCTGACCTCTATGGGCATCCGTGTGAACGCTGAGACACTCAGGAAGCAGTTGGAGATGACTCACCAACTCGATTGGCTCAAACTGCCTTATCACAGTGGAATCATTAGCGGCGAGACTCCGCTGAGCATTGGCGGCGGCATCGGCCAGTCTCGCACGACAATGAGTATCCTCAAGAAGGCGCATCTTGGAGAGGTGAGCGTCACCGTATGGCCGAAGATACTCAAGGACATATGCAGGAAAAAGAATATTCATGTCCTTGAGTAAAAGGGCGCAAGTCTTTTCTGTGAAATCGTTGTTCCCTGAGGAAAAGAGTTGGCGATGGCAGAGGGGCCGGGCAGCAAGAAAACCCCCGCAAGTGTGATAATGATGGCAATCTTCGCGCTGGTGGGTCGCCTCTCTCACAAATGATGTTTCTGGGCCGGGAAACCCCATTCCCCCGAAATTTCTGGAATGATGCAGTTTCTCCTGGTCTTGCATTCCATGTAAGCAGCGCAGGGAATTG
Proteins encoded in this region:
- the asnA gene encoding aspartate--ammonia ligase; its protein translation is MGQKTMADKKADLAGPGIGNYEDLEKILPSDYSSLLTPKETQKVLYAVKNYIEQNLCKELNLIMVEVPLIVDVESGVNDMLDRDGSRTPVQFHISNDYDKHPIDAQVVQAATKWKRPALRQFGMKTGEGLCTDMRAVRKDYFLDHDHSSYVDQWDWEKVITPEQRNLDYLKDTVRKIWKVIKGAELHAQKMYPQLKTNKYPDLPDEITFLHAEEILDMYPDLPRKQRETAVLQKYPAIFIIGIGWTLKDGYPHEMRAADYDDWVTETRSSDGRLMHGLNGDILVWNPVTKRRHELTSMGIRVNAETLRKQLEMTHQLDWLKLPYHSGIISGETPLSIGGGIGQSRTTMSILKKAHLGEVSVTVWPKILKDICRKKNIHVLE